The Sphingomonas sp. LY54 genome includes a region encoding these proteins:
- a CDS encoding TolC family outer membrane protein, translating into MRGGLLAGACVGALLIGGVAQADTLREALVQTYNSNPTITGQRAQVRTLDEGVAIARALGRPQVSATAGINQDLTRTGGGNGRNLNAGVDVSYPLFSGGAVRNAIRAADERVLAGRAGLRATEGDIFTEAVGAYMDVIRDRSIVTLNRNQVRVLDTNLQASRDRFEVGDLTRTDVAQSEARLALARSSLELAEGRLISSEENYRRVIGAMPDELQPPPPLPPLPTTADQAVEIALQNNPDLVSIAAQIRAAGRDVSIARADRLPTVSAIASGRATDYLGTADKQFGVGAADSTTQTGLGVQARIPLYQGGLVGARVRQAQAFQSQLLEQGVAVERSVVAQTRAAFASYQAAMDSIESNEVAVSANQLALEGTRAEQSVGTRNVLDVLNAEQELLNSQVLLVTARRDAYVAGFALLNAMGQAEVEDLNLDGGALYDPVANYNRVSRRASDWSDDATPAPVATRTVMGPPANTETPASDPASRDRPR; encoded by the coding sequence ATGCGGGGAGGTTTGCTGGCCGGGGCTTGTGTGGGGGCATTGCTGATCGGGGGCGTGGCGCAGGCCGACACGCTGCGCGAGGCTTTGGTCCAGACCTATAACAGCAACCCGACCATCACCGGGCAGCGCGCCCAGGTGCGGACGCTCGACGAGGGCGTCGCCATCGCCCGCGCTTTGGGCCGCCCGCAAGTGTCCGCCACCGCCGGCATCAACCAGGATCTCACCCGCACCGGCGGCGGCAACGGCCGCAACCTCAATGCCGGGGTCGACGTCAGCTACCCTTTGTTCAGCGGCGGAGCGGTGCGCAACGCGATCCGCGCCGCTGACGAGCGCGTGCTCGCCGGCCGCGCCGGCCTGCGCGCCACCGAGGGCGACATCTTCACCGAGGCGGTCGGCGCCTATATGGACGTGATCCGCGACCGCTCGATCGTGACGCTCAACCGCAACCAGGTGCGCGTGCTCGACACCAACCTCCAGGCGAGCCGCGACCGGTTCGAAGTCGGCGACCTCACCCGCACCGACGTCGCCCAGTCCGAAGCGCGGCTGGCGCTCGCCCGCAGCAGCCTCGAGCTGGCCGAGGGACGCCTGATCTCCAGCGAGGAAAATTACCGGCGCGTGATCGGCGCGATGCCCGACGAACTGCAGCCGCCGCCGCCGCTGCCGCCGCTCCCGACCACCGCCGACCAGGCGGTCGAGATCGCGCTTCAGAACAATCCCGACCTCGTCTCGATCGCCGCGCAGATCCGCGCCGCCGGCCGCGACGTCTCGATCGCCCGTGCCGATCGCCTGCCGACCGTGTCGGCGATCGCCTCGGGCCGCGCCACCGATTATCTCGGCACCGCCGACAAGCAGTTCGGCGTCGGCGCCGCCGACAGCACCACCCAGACCGGCCTCGGCGTCCAGGCGCGTATCCCGCTTTACCAGGGCGGCCTGGTCGGTGCCCGCGTCCGCCAGGCCCAGGCCTTCCAGAGCCAGCTGCTCGAGCAGGGGGTCGCGGTCGAGCGCTCCGTGGTTGCCCAGACCCGCGCCGCCTTCGCCAGCTACCAGGCGGCGATGGACTCCATCGAATCGAACGAGGTGGCGGTCTCGGCCAACCAGCTCGCGCTCGAGGGCACCCGCGCCGAGCAGAGCGTCGGCACGCGCAACGTGCTCGACGTGCTCAACGCCGAGCAGGAGTTGCTGAACAGCCAGGTGTTGCTCGTCACCGCCCGCCGCGACGCCTATGTCGCCGGCTTCGCCTTGCTCAACGCGATGGGCCAGGCCGAGGTCGAGGACCTCAATTTGGACGGCGGCGCGCTCTACGATCCGGTCGCCAACTACAATCGCGTCAGCCGCCGCGCCTCCGACTGGTCGGACGATGCGACCCCCGCGCCGGTCGCGACGCGGACCGTGATGGGGCCGCCCGCAAACACCGAGACACCCGCGAGCGATCCGGCTTCGAGAGATCGGCCCAGATAG
- a CDS encoding sugar transferase, translated as MAFIDLLSILAGFSLAGQIRFGSFSSPRAIEVAAVMLPLYGAFSLAGESYTIDVLKNWRIGAFRALRSLLISACAIFLTAFLLKTSDDYSRILLTVGLASSAALVCIGRYAVGRQLNRRFQGRFVQEAVILDDVRIEVPTGMFAIDAAAAGIRPDTGDPIMLDRLSRLLQFADRVIVACPSEREAAWGNLLKGMDIQGEVCMQRFKYTGICALGKYAGTPTAVVNAGPLSLTNRFLKRCLDIGITLPTLIFLAPCLILVALLIKLDSPGPILFRQQRMGCGNRLFSVYKFRTMKADMCDPSGCRSTSHQDERVTRFGHVLRCTSIDELPQLFNVLLGDMSLVGPRPHALGSTVGDDLFWQIDPTYWHRHTLKPGITGLAQIRGYRGSTHTRSDLTRRLEADLEYVSTWSLARDLSILLRTFGVVMHRNAY; from the coding sequence TTGGCCTTTATCGACTTGCTGTCGATTCTCGCCGGCTTTTCACTAGCCGGCCAGATCCGCTTCGGGAGTTTCAGTTCGCCGCGAGCCATCGAGGTGGCAGCCGTCATGCTTCCGCTTTACGGCGCATTCTCGCTTGCGGGCGAATCCTACACGATCGACGTGCTCAAGAATTGGCGGATAGGAGCGTTCCGGGCGCTCCGTTCGCTGCTCATTAGCGCCTGCGCCATCTTCCTCACCGCTTTCCTCCTCAAGACTTCGGACGACTATTCGAGGATCCTCCTGACCGTGGGGCTGGCGTCGAGCGCCGCCCTGGTTTGTATCGGACGGTACGCAGTCGGCCGCCAGCTTAACCGTCGGTTTCAGGGCCGCTTTGTCCAGGAAGCGGTAATCCTGGACGATGTCCGGATCGAGGTCCCGACGGGCATGTTCGCAATCGACGCGGCCGCAGCGGGAATAAGGCCGGACACGGGCGACCCGATCATGCTCGACCGGCTTTCGCGGCTCCTGCAATTTGCCGACCGGGTCATCGTCGCATGCCCTTCGGAGCGGGAGGCCGCTTGGGGCAATTTGCTCAAGGGGATGGACATTCAGGGCGAGGTTTGCATGCAGCGCTTCAAATATACCGGTATCTGCGCGCTAGGAAAATATGCAGGCACGCCTACCGCAGTAGTCAATGCCGGCCCGCTCAGCCTCACGAACCGCTTCCTGAAACGCTGCCTCGATATCGGCATCACCCTGCCAACCCTGATCTTCCTCGCCCCCTGCCTCATTCTGGTGGCGCTGCTGATCAAGCTCGATTCCCCGGGCCCCATCCTTTTCCGGCAGCAACGCATGGGATGTGGCAACCGCTTGTTCTCGGTTTACAAGTTCCGCACGATGAAGGCGGACATGTGCGATCCGAGCGGCTGCCGCTCGACCTCCCACCAGGACGAGCGCGTAACGCGCTTCGGACACGTCCTACGCTGCACGAGCATCGACGAGCTGCCACAGCTGTTCAACGTATTGCTTGGGGACATGAGCTTGGTCGGTCCGCGGCCGCACGCGCTCGGATCAACGGTGGGCGACGACCTGTTCTGGCAAATCGATCCGACTTACTGGCACCGTCATACTCTGAAGCCGGGCATCACCGGTTTGGCGCAGATCAGGGGTTATCGCGGAAGCACACATACGCGATCGGATCTCACGCGCCGACTGGAGGCGGATCTGGAATATGTCTCGACCTGGTCGCTCGCAAGGGACCTGTCGATCCTCCTGCGGACTTTCGGCGTCGTCATGCACCGCAACGCTTATTAG
- a CDS encoding outer membrane beta-barrel protein, translated as MLKHVALMCTASWALWAGPALGQDIPTTDFKEAQRPLDVRERLSVYYQPIGGRIGSFYLYPELEAAGNFTDNIRATEDDKESDAWLDASAGVRLVRPDPVRRLQVQARIDQRFHARKLHEDRTSLSASMSYREGPADGSNLQASASVARRFVERRDVNDVKEARSPIRFDFLSSDLGYTHRLNRLALQGALSVRRLDYHDAQGRSGDIIDQDRRDFTRVTVRAQGGYELSPPVMLLVRGAFSRYDYDFGERSAGFDLARDSDRDSDLWRIEGGAGIAITGRLQGSATVGYSRRTFVSQPNPPRNSGGISFSSELLWLPNPATSFRLEARSDFIESASPVIAGFRTAELELTAQRSLSRALLLVGDARLRRLNPIGGGESRTEYDVAGELTYFLTRRYRVFGGAGVAGRTGGPPDSGFSAAYLRAGILATF; from the coding sequence ATGCTCAAGCATGTAGCGTTGATGTGTACGGCAAGTTGGGCGTTGTGGGCCGGACCCGCTCTGGGACAGGATATTCCGACAACCGACTTCAAGGAAGCGCAACGCCCTCTGGACGTGCGCGAACGCCTCTCCGTCTATTACCAGCCGATAGGCGGCCGGATCGGGAGTTTCTATCTCTACCCCGAACTCGAAGCTGCCGGGAACTTCACGGACAATATTCGGGCAACGGAGGACGACAAGGAAAGCGACGCCTGGCTCGACGCATCGGCCGGGGTCCGCCTGGTCCGTCCCGATCCGGTCCGGAGGCTCCAGGTGCAAGCGCGCATCGACCAGAGATTTCACGCGCGCAAGCTGCACGAAGACAGAACGAGCCTGTCGGCGAGCATGTCATATCGCGAGGGTCCGGCCGATGGATCGAACCTCCAGGCTTCGGCCTCGGTGGCCCGGCGGTTCGTGGAGCGTCGCGACGTCAACGACGTCAAGGAGGCGCGCTCTCCGATCCGCTTCGATTTCCTGAGCAGCGACCTTGGTTACACGCACCGGCTGAACCGGCTCGCGCTCCAAGGCGCCCTTTCCGTGCGACGACTCGATTATCACGACGCTCAAGGCCGCTCGGGCGATATCATCGACCAGGATCGGCGCGACTTCACGCGCGTGACCGTCCGCGCCCAAGGCGGCTACGAGCTCAGCCCGCCCGTCATGCTTCTCGTCCGAGGAGCGTTCAGCCGATACGACTATGACTTCGGAGAGCGAAGCGCCGGCTTCGACCTAGCGCGCGACTCCGATCGCGATTCCGATCTCTGGCGGATCGAAGGAGGCGCAGGCATTGCGATCACTGGCCGTCTTCAGGGAAGCGCCACGGTCGGCTATTCAAGGCGCACTTTCGTGTCCCAACCCAACCCCCCGCGAAATTCTGGCGGCATTTCCTTCTCATCGGAGCTGCTATGGCTTCCCAATCCGGCGACTTCCTTCAGGCTAGAGGCACGGAGCGACTTCATCGAAAGCGCTTCCCCCGTTATTGCCGGTTTTCGAACGGCCGAGCTTGAACTGACGGCGCAGCGCTCGCTCTCGCGTGCCCTGCTGCTCGTCGGAGACGCGAGGCTGCGCAGGCTCAATCCGATCGGCGGGGGCGAGAGCCGCACCGAATATGACGTGGCAGGCGAGCTCACTTATTTTCTGACTAGGCGTTACCGCGTATTCGGGGGCGCTGGGGTCGCGGGCCGCACTGGAGGCCCGCCGGACAGCGGTTTTTCCGCCGCTTATCTGCGAGCGGGTATTCTCGCGACATTCTAG
- a CDS encoding sulfotransferase has protein sequence MSNNRASSEAPALVPKRIGYRYRARARRLFLEASLAARRLAPRRMRPSVFVVGAQKAGTTSLHALLSEHPAMRAPLVKEVHYFDLAADRPARWYEAHFPAVSDSDDGARAFDTTPYYLFHPQVASRIARYDPDARIVALLRDPVQRAWSHYWHEWRRGFETLEPMDAFSQEAVRLADPHMRVGETSREIFAHQHYSYCARSEYDRQLERWFVCFPPANILILRSESLFEAPEATLARLADFLEIAPFRRLDGALNVGRYPRPPEGVETWLRHRLAASAESTRAMLGAEFSW, from the coding sequence TTGTCGAACAATCGTGCGAGCTCGGAAGCGCCTGCCTTGGTCCCCAAGCGCATTGGCTATCGCTATCGCGCACGTGCGCGGCGTCTGTTTCTCGAGGCAAGTCTCGCTGCCCGTCGGCTGGCCCCGCGCCGGATGCGCCCGTCGGTCTTTGTCGTGGGCGCGCAGAAAGCGGGCACGACCAGCCTCCACGCCTTGCTGAGCGAGCATCCCGCCATGCGTGCTCCGCTGGTGAAGGAAGTGCATTATTTCGATCTCGCGGCCGATCGTCCCGCGCGGTGGTATGAGGCGCACTTTCCCGCCGTGTCGGACAGCGACGACGGCGCTCGGGCGTTCGACACGACTCCTTATTACCTCTTCCATCCGCAGGTCGCGTCGCGGATCGCGCGCTACGATCCGGATGCGCGCATCGTCGCGCTGCTGCGCGATCCCGTCCAGCGCGCCTGGTCCCATTATTGGCACGAATGGCGCCGCGGCTTCGAGACCCTCGAGCCGATGGATGCCTTCTCGCAGGAGGCGGTAAGGCTTGCCGACCCGCATATGCGGGTGGGCGAAACGTCTCGCGAGATCTTCGCCCACCAGCATTACAGCTATTGCGCAAGAAGCGAATATGACCGCCAGCTCGAGCGGTGGTTCGTCTGCTTTCCCCCCGCGAACATCCTCATTCTCAGGTCGGAAAGCCTTTTCGAGGCCCCGGAGGCAACGCTTGCCAGGTTGGCCGACTTCCTGGAGATCGCGCCGTTCCGCCGGCTCGACGGCGCTCTCAATGTCGGCCGCTATCCGCGACCGCCGGAAGGCGTGGAGACTTGGTTGCGCCATCGCCTGGCAGCCTCGGCGGAATCGACCCGGGCCATGCTCGGCGCCGAGTTCAGCTGGTGA